A window from Nitrosopumilus adriaticus encodes these proteins:
- a CDS encoding winged helix-turn-helix domain-containing protein: MADFKILGRDSDLRKAILKALSDEYSRTIMNFTIEQPKSVVEIVKGCDIPMTTAYRRVNELEENKILKVTGSVVTDDGKKYFLYQNRLKSIYVIFGLEELDVQIVENDGMGISAYW; this comes from the coding sequence ATGGCTGATTTTAAAATTTTAGGAAGAGACTCTGATTTAAGAAAAGCAATTCTAAAAGCTCTATCAGATGAATACTCTAGGACTATAATGAATTTCACTATAGAGCAACCAAAATCTGTGGTGGAGATTGTAAAAGGATGTGACATTCCAATGACTACTGCATACAGACGTGTAAATGAACTTGAAGAGAATAAAATTCTCAAAGTTACAGGCTCTGTTGTTACTGATGATGGCAAAAAATATTTTTTGTATCAAAATAGACTAAAGTCCATCTATGTTATATTTGGTTTAGAAGAATTAGATGTACAAATTGTAGAGAATGATGGCATGGGAATCAGTGCTTATTGGTAG
- a CDS encoding response regulator, producing MKPTVLIVDDDQETAEIMSDLLSLRSIEVLALGYNGKEAVELYQKHSPDVVMMDYWMPEFDGLYGLQGIRNIDSEAKVIIITGSPDHECSKELFESKPSAVIQKPFDTNKLIALIDKISLGDVVKVDTKTKKS from the coding sequence ATGAAGCCTACAGTATTGATTGTTGATGATGATCAAGAGACTGCAGAAATAATGTCTGATCTGCTCAGTCTACGTTCAATCGAGGTTCTAGCATTAGGGTATAATGGAAAAGAAGCAGTTGAATTGTATCAAAAACACTCGCCTGATGTAGTAATGATGGATTACTGGATGCCTGAATTTGATGGTCTATATGGGTTGCAAGGAATTCGTAATATTGATTCTGAAGCAAAAGTGATTATAATTACTGGTAGTCCTGATCATGAATGTAGCAAAGAACTTTTCGAATCAAAACCTTCTGCTGTAATCCAAAAACCATTTGATACAAATAAGCTAATTGCATTAATTGACAAGATCTCATTAGGCGATGTTGTAAAGGTTGACACCAAAACCAAGAAATCTTAA
- a CDS encoding DUF302 domain-containing protein, whose translation MKNSNMNFTHTVKTKKSIDNTITDLSENLKEIGFGVLETLDFKKILSEKGLEFTDEYKLMEVCNPHLAKQVLEANPDLGLLLPCTIAVYQKNNENFISLARPTSLLSMASDENLKISGEDIEDGLIKVIENTK comes from the coding sequence ATGAAAAATAGTAATATGAATTTCACACATACAGTCAAAACCAAAAAAAGTATTGACAATACCATCACTGATCTTTCTGAAAATCTCAAAGAGATTGGGTTTGGTGTTTTAGAAACGCTTGATTTTAAAAAAATTCTATCAGAAAAAGGACTAGAGTTTACAGATGAATACAAACTAATGGAAGTATGTAATCCCCATCTTGCAAAACAAGTGTTAGAGGCCAATCCAGATCTTGGGTTATTGCTACCATGTACTATTGCTGTTTATCAAAAAAATAATGAGAATTTCATCAGTTTGGCAAGGCCTACATCCTTACTTTCAATGGCATCAGATGAAAATCTCAAGATTTCAGGTGAAGATATCGAAGATGGTCTAATCAAAGTCATAGAAAATACAAAATAA
- a CDS encoding rhodanese-like domain-containing protein, translated as MNQKHIGIIVSIIIGITIIGTVVLDQNSTPDSLEKFAVTSETLNVLLENKEHVLVVDIRTTDEYQSGHLFGASHDVLDSSTLEKRVTTIQNRLPDVVSRYNFVLIDNDGSDAKKAAQTMTEMGIQTFYLDGGMNNLSDNLVFSSQTVIDSEELASKLASDEDLYLLDVRQPDELLESKIDGAVNIPLADIFKPNGMDSIPTDKPVVVICGSGNRATIATYALAQEGIDFQVLKGGMKAWNSQVQSEM; from the coding sequence ATGAATCAAAAACACATTGGAATTATAGTGTCCATAATAATTGGAATTACTATTATTGGTACAGTTGTTCTAGACCAAAATTCAACTCCTGACAGTCTTGAAAAATTTGCGGTAACTTCTGAAACATTGAACGTATTGCTTGAAAACAAAGAACATGTTTTAGTTGTAGATATCAGAACTACTGATGAATATCAATCAGGACATTTGTTTGGTGCATCTCATGATGTTCTGGACTCTTCAACTCTTGAAAAAAGAGTTACCACAATTCAAAATAGGTTACCTGATGTAGTCTCCAGATATAATTTTGTCTTGATTGACAATGACGGTTCTGATGCAAAAAAAGCAGCTCAAACCATGACTGAGATGGGGATTCAGACATTCTATCTTGATGGGGGAATGAATAATTTATCTGACAATCTTGTTTTTAGCTCTCAAACTGTGATTGATTCAGAAGAATTGGCATCAAAACTCGCATCTGATGAAGATTTGTATTTGTTGGATGTTAGACAACCTGATGAATTGCTGGAATCTAAAATTGATGGTGCAGTAAACATCCCTCTGGCTGACATATTCAAACCAAACGGAATGGATTCTATTCCTACTGATAAACCAGTAGTGGTAATTTGCGGTTCTGGAAATAGGGCAACAATAGCCACCTATGCACTGGCACAAGAAGGCATTGATTTTCAAGTTCTAAAAGGCGGAATGAAAGCATGGAACTCCCAAGTTCAATCGGAAATGTAG
- the speB gene encoding agmatinase: MEKICWANTENFNDAEFIIVGIPDESQSHALRKGTEEAPLKIREISNLRDSFERNGKISIGRPLKGTKKRVHDLGNISRNQIKETFEKIVHSSKIPISIGGDHSITTEIIKTISNKNEKISLVYFDAHPDFVSSHRNYYGSVITDVLSHIEIESSLQIGIRTPEEEELENLNKYHLDVITPFDIQKNGIEDIANSILNKLGKNVYVSFDMDCIDPSFAPGVSVPVPLGLSSTDCVYLLQRIAEKGIIGMDIMEVCPSFDVKDRTSHLASRIISEVLYSSGESS, translated from the coding sequence ATGGAAAAAATTTGTTGGGCTAACACAGAAAATTTCAATGATGCAGAATTTATTATAGTTGGAATTCCTGATGAATCTCAATCTCATGCTTTAAGAAAAGGAACTGAAGAAGCTCCACTTAAAATTCGTGAAATATCCAATTTACGTGATTCATTTGAAAGAAATGGAAAAATCTCAATTGGTAGACCCCTGAAAGGAACCAAAAAAAGGGTACATGATCTTGGAAACATATCCCGAAACCAGATAAAAGAAACATTTGAAAAAATTGTTCATTCCTCAAAGATTCCAATCTCGATTGGAGGTGATCATTCCATAACTACAGAAATTATTAAAACTATTTCAAACAAAAATGAGAAAATATCCCTTGTTTATTTTGATGCACATCCTGACTTTGTTAGCTCACACAGAAACTATTACGGTTCTGTAATTACTGATGTTCTTTCACATATTGAAATAGAGTCTAGTCTTCAAATAGGAATACGTACTCCTGAAGAAGAGGAATTGGAGAATCTCAACAAATACCATCTTGATGTAATCACACCTTTTGATATTCAAAAGAACGGAATAGAAGATATTGCAAACTCTATTCTAAATAAATTGGGCAAAAATGTCTATGTCTCTTTTGATATGGATTGTATAGACCCTTCATTTGCACCTGGTGTATCAGTTCCTGTACCTTTGGGTCTGAGCAGCACTGATTGCGTCTATTTATTGCAAAGAATTGCTGAAAAAGGAATAATTGGGATGGACATTATGGAAGTATGTCCAAGTTTTGATGTTAAAGACAGAACTTCTCATTTAGCATCTAGGATAATATCTGAAGTACTTTATTCCTCAGGAGAATCATCTTGA
- a CDS encoding nuclear transport factor 2 family protein yields MSNLQIIKEFYDSFRNKDKKYLDLCDDEIQWITTEDMPNGGKYVGVKAVFEDYFPKMLSNFKEFHAIPEQFLDFKDHIMVIGKYQGISIKDKNFEVQFSHVYLLQENKIVQFRQFTDAKVISDSLK; encoded by the coding sequence GTGTCTAATCTACAAATCATCAAAGAATTCTATGATTCTTTTAGAAACAAAGACAAAAAGTATCTGGATTTATGTGATGATGAAATTCAATGGATTACTACTGAGGATATGCCAAATGGTGGAAAATATGTTGGTGTCAAAGCAGTCTTTGAGGATTATTTTCCAAAAATGCTTTCAAATTTTAAAGAATTTCACGCCATTCCAGAGCAATTTCTAGATTTCAAGGATCACATAATGGTTATTGGAAAATATCAAGGGATTTCTATAAAGGACAAAAATTTTGAGGTACAATTCTCACATGTATATCTATTACAAGAAAACAAAATTGTTCAATTCAGACAATTTACTGATGCCAAAGTAATTTCAGATTCTTTGAAATAA
- a CDS encoding helix-turn-helix transcriptional regulator: MSDLFDETANYVLDLASPQRMQILFKLLEKNSTPTSLAKEIDATKQEVHRNFTRLEQSGLIEKKTDGKYTLTTFGKIVCTQVPSLVFISQNRKYFEDHYFGNIPHKFQMRCGQLANGQYIKGISKVLEQWKNVYKNSNEYIYEVLSEVPLDLIEPLVKQVKKGVKFNYIFSESAVVPKGRKALLKKLGFDKLVEKGLIERKMEKNVQTVLILNEKEACIMFPTLDGESDLTEMFYSDDLMFHEWCLDYFRYCWYGSDIFKESKLKE; this comes from the coding sequence ATGAGTGATCTATTTGATGAAACTGCAAACTATGTGTTGGATTTGGCAAGCCCACAGAGAATGCAAATTTTATTCAAGTTATTAGAAAAAAATTCTACCCCCACCTCATTGGCAAAAGAAATCGATGCAACAAAACAAGAAGTCCATCGAAATTTTACTAGACTAGAACAGAGTGGATTGATTGAAAAGAAAACTGATGGCAAGTATACATTAACGACATTTGGTAAAATTGTGTGCACACAAGTTCCATCACTTGTGTTTATTTCACAAAATAGAAAATATTTCGAGGATCATTATTTTGGCAATATTCCACACAAATTTCAAATGCGTTGCGGTCAATTAGCTAACGGTCAATACATCAAAGGCATATCAAAAGTACTTGAGCAGTGGAAAAATGTTTACAAAAATTCCAACGAATACATCTATGAGGTTTTGTCTGAAGTTCCACTTGACTTGATAGAACCTCTAGTAAAGCAAGTCAAGAAAGGAGTCAAATTCAACTACATATTTTCAGAGTCAGCTGTAGTCCCAAAAGGACGAAAAGCATTACTCAAAAAACTTGGATTTGACAAATTAGTTGAAAAGGGACTAATCGAAAGAAAGATGGAAAAAAATGTTCAAACTGTTTTAATTCTCAATGAGAAAGAGGCATGTATTATGTTCCCAACACTTGATGGGGAATCAGATCTTACTGAAATGTTTTATTCAGACGACTTGATGTTTCATGAATGGTGTCTAGATTATTTCAGGTACTGCTGGTATGGCTCTGACATCTTTAAAGAAAGCAAGCTAAAAGAGTAA
- the glnA gene encoding type I glutamate--ammonia ligase, translating into MDSEQVLQTIKNENISFIDFWFVDIFGELHNVGMPSYAIDKDSFVNGLEKLDASSIVGFKSVNHSDMILLPDPNSFKILPNDYDPGNRKNARIFCDLYDGSTRKESRFNRDSRGIASKASEKLSEFGLTHTNWGPEIEFFVFDTINVYPSPYAATHAYGGSGYSIESKESPWAKGNVSTAIDLKEGYYPSQPKDTLEGFRKDVCDDLYNYFGIKIEAEHHEVATSGQCEINLVYDEMIAMADNVIAVKNLVKVKAKRKNKVATFMPKPIFGDNASAMHTHQSLWNGKTNVMYDETDEQSQMSQTGRYYVGGILSHASALCAITNPTTNSYKRLVPGFEAPTNVCWGLGNRSTAIRVPMYNRNQSKSKRIEYRVPDPTANIYLLEAALLLAGLDGIKNKIDPGDPIEENVYKLSPEKKREYKIGTLPVSLKGALDSLASDSKFLEEIFTKDFLDAYAEIKYKEYTAFAQTPTAWEVSMYADA; encoded by the coding sequence TTGGATTCAGAACAGGTACTGCAAACTATTAAAAATGAAAATATATCGTTCATTGATTTTTGGTTTGTAGATATTTTCGGTGAATTACATAATGTTGGAATGCCAAGTTATGCAATTGACAAGGATAGTTTTGTTAATGGTCTTGAAAAACTAGATGCAAGCTCCATTGTTGGATTCAAATCCGTAAATCACTCTGATATGATTTTATTACCTGATCCAAATTCGTTTAAAATTCTTCCAAATGATTATGATCCTGGTAATAGGAAAAATGCTCGAATATTCTGTGATTTGTATGATGGTAGCACCAGAAAGGAATCGAGATTCAATCGAGATTCTAGAGGTATTGCAAGTAAAGCATCAGAAAAACTGTCTGAATTTGGACTGACTCATACTAATTGGGGCCCTGAAATTGAATTTTTTGTCTTTGATACGATTAATGTCTATCCGTCACCATATGCTGCAACTCATGCCTATGGAGGCTCTGGATATTCAATCGAATCCAAAGAATCCCCTTGGGCTAAAGGGAATGTAAGTACTGCAATTGACCTCAAAGAAGGATATTATCCATCACAACCAAAGGATACTCTTGAAGGGTTTAGAAAGGATGTTTGTGATGATTTGTATAATTATTTTGGAATTAAGATTGAAGCAGAGCATCATGAGGTTGCAACTTCAGGTCAATGTGAAATCAATTTAGTATATGATGAAATGATTGCAATGGCAGACAATGTCATTGCAGTTAAAAATTTAGTTAAAGTAAAAGCAAAAAGAAAAAACAAGGTTGCAACTTTTATGCCAAAACCAATTTTTGGCGATAATGCATCAGCTATGCATACTCATCAAAGTCTGTGGAACGGAAAAACAAATGTAATGTATGATGAAACTGATGAGCAATCTCAAATGAGCCAAACCGGCAGATATTATGTTGGAGGAATTTTAAGTCATGCATCAGCTTTGTGTGCAATTACTAATCCTACTACAAATTCTTACAAACGTCTTGTTCCAGGTTTTGAAGCACCAACTAATGTTTGCTGGGGTTTGGGTAACCGTTCAACTGCAATTAGAGTTCCAATGTATAATAGGAATCAATCAAAGAGCAAGAGAATAGAATATCGTGTACCTGATCCTACTGCAAACATCTATCTTTTAGAGGCTGCATTGTTGTTAGCAGGATTGGATGGAATAAAAAATAAAATTGATCCTGGAGATCCTATTGAAGAAAATGTTTACAAACTTTCTCCTGAAAAGAAACGAGAATACAAAATTGGAACATTGCCTGTTTCTCTGAAAGGTGCACTTGATTCATTGGCAAGTGATTCAAAGTTCTTAGAAGAAATTTTCACAAAAGATTTCCTTGATGCATATGCTGAAATAAAATACAAAGAATATACTGCATTTGCTCAAACCCCAACAGCTTGGGAAGTTTCAATGTATGCTGATGCCTAG
- a CDS encoding DUF4377 domain-containing protein has product MKTIWFAIPFILIGTIAISESFSEETKTFFISPSLVDCVGIAAQKCLQIREDETSDWQNFYDSIEGFAFEQGHSYKILVKLTDIENPPADSSNKKYALIDILEKTSTRHIPYKNMCAPGFVPLGEICVLDDRCGPGAYPGKVCVMNGQEKPYLRPLLQGEAGIPAHSVICAEKLTLIFKSNDGSPACVKQQSVQTLQTRGWQINFPNFACTLEYAPICGVDGKTYGNTCMITSEHIAINHVGECSE; this is encoded by the coding sequence ATGAAAACAATTTGGTTTGCTATTCCATTTATTTTAATTGGCACGATTGCTATTTCAGAATCATTTTCTGAAGAAACAAAAACATTTTTCATCAGTCCTTCTCTTGTTGATTGTGTAGGAATAGCGGCACAAAAATGCTTACAGATTCGTGAAGATGAAACTTCTGACTGGCAGAATTTTTATGATTCAATTGAGGGGTTTGCTTTTGAGCAAGGGCATTCATACAAAATATTAGTAAAACTAACTGACATAGAAAACCCTCCTGCAGACTCTTCTAATAAAAAATACGCTCTCATTGACATATTAGAAAAAACCTCCACAAGACATATTCCTTACAAAAATATGTGTGCACCTGGCTTTGTCCCCTTGGGTGAAATCTGCGTACTTGATGATAGGTGTGGTCCTGGAGCATATCCTGGCAAAGTATGTGTGATGAATGGTCAAGAAAAACCATATCTCAGACCATTACTACAAGGCGAAGCTGGGATCCCTGCTCATTCTGTAATCTGTGCTGAAAAGTTGACTTTGATTTTCAAATCAAATGATGGATCTCCTGCATGTGTAAAGCAACAATCTGTTCAAACGCTTCAAACTCGTGGATGGCAAATAAATTTTCCTAACTTTGCATGTACCTTGGAATATGCTCCAATTTGTGGTGTTGACGGGAAAACATATGGGAACACATGTATGATAACATCTGAGCATATTGCAATTAATCATGTAGGTGAATGCAGTGAATAA
- a CDS encoding nitroreductase family protein: MEFQTIEASYTSKEGCRLVWKGVDEDDTDVVILNKNELENLVEILKKNSTGEVELEDQTSIIRVNSDVTQFMLTNHPLLEVKTSIIQDRVLEYAKVPHEPQYVYIGTKEFYPSVWIRDDKKTQQETSKKDSKKSLIEAILSSEPEKIRQDLSPTDIFRVFSTRRSTRKFEKTKVEDWKIDKILSAADVAPTAGNFQGFQVYLIKNKKTKEALVEAANKQPYVDAPVVLVFCTEPSRVKLKFPPEILEKFSLQDATIAAAFSLLAASGVGLSTIWIGMFDEEKVKRILGTELRPSSILCIGYPDKKKPPKSRRKLKDLIKVIE; the protein is encoded by the coding sequence ATGGAATTCCAAACTATAGAGGCATCATACACATCAAAAGAAGGTTGTAGATTAGTATGGAAAGGTGTAGATGAAGACGATACAGATGTTGTAATTTTAAATAAAAACGAATTAGAAAATCTAGTCGAAATTTTGAAAAAAAATTCTACTGGAGAAGTAGAGCTAGAAGACCAAACAAGCATAATCAGAGTGAATTCAGATGTAACTCAGTTTATGCTAACTAATCATCCGTTGTTAGAGGTGAAGACCAGCATAATTCAAGACAGAGTTTTAGAATATGCCAAAGTTCCTCATGAGCCTCAGTACGTCTACATTGGAACAAAGGAATTCTACCCTTCGGTTTGGATTAGAGATGATAAAAAAACTCAGCAAGAGACATCCAAAAAAGATTCAAAAAAATCACTGATTGAGGCAATTCTTTCATCAGAGCCAGAGAAGATAAGACAGGATCTTTCACCTACTGATATATTCAGAGTTTTTTCCACAAGGCGTTCAACAAGAAAATTTGAAAAAACCAAAGTAGAAGATTGGAAGATTGACAAGATATTATCAGCTGCTGATGTTGCCCCAACAGCAGGGAACTTTCAAGGATTTCAAGTATATCTAATCAAAAATAAAAAAACAAAAGAAGCGCTTGTGGAGGCTGCAAATAAACAGCCGTATGTTGATGCGCCTGTAGTACTGGTCTTTTGTACTGAACCATCAAGAGTAAAGCTAAAGTTTCCTCCCGAAATATTAGAGAAGTTCTCATTACAAGATGCAACAATTGCAGCTGCATTTTCCCTCTTAGCTGCATCAGGGGTAGGATTAAGCACGATATGGATTGGAATGTTTGATGAGGAAAAAGTCAAGAGAATTCTAGGTACGGAATTGAGGCCATCATCAATTCTGTGTATTGGATATCCCGACAAGAAAAAACCACCAAAATCAAGAAGGAAACTCAAAGATCTTATCAAAGTGATAGAATAG
- a CDS encoding DEAD/DEAH box helicase — protein sequence MKFCSNCDTKLFQNFEDVGGPWICPKCNPEKVVPKRPTYGVNYSGNTKSCSKGCGAQIYWDDEFKSDSGKFIPIDSRTDEPHNCDGPTDSEPYYPDEIKKYTKQNEKKPEPKIPLPAEILFDVRKIPKSLVDNDGIVREIVQGHKEETLGIIHYDNTVAPDPEKISIHSLKDILSENILKGIEKYGFSGLLPFQEESIRSILEGKNSIISAPTGSGKTEAFSIPILQKISQEEEPGVFALFVYPLNALIDDQVSKISNLIDRCGLNSKVAVYSIHGGQSSEYKDMIISDASKKSLIIATNFDFINYHLILQDKKWNELFKTAKIIVMDEAHSYTSFHGSNVYHVLKRMKRYMEKVQYVGSSATLDNSKEFFSNMFDLPENSFSFIKSKIRRKHNMHMFFIMPRKFGQRTTMEMLASICYKNKSTQLIFSNSHNDSEFLASNVEDANPEIRIQIHRGGLDQNNRKLYESQMKSGELDALSCTPTLELGIDIGHVDVVISAFKNEYDSFVQRIGRAGRMGQKSYAICVFDPDDAACHYFARHIDDYLSQDHVIPINKKNPIISDKHTESIEIEEEAATESDKSQFFDFANSVNLRGTSGEIAIYYNSKKIGTRGVPVGYYQLHQNAIYHFNKQNYEVTSLIKSQNGARAYLKRSYEKQKRTIPIVRTSILQTSERNAIHRDVIVKSKKLALRYGIIELSRTITGYLKGNYNESSENFETHNGTSISSWRNFNWKSKHSSVSIIVPSEFISKPNSESKNQIAADSTIHTITHVFINAAKIVTKSESNDIDAYYENGVIYLYDNSSDGFNGCSKIIYDDFEKILDTCNSLLCDCDCPVDPKQKKLVEQGENWGGCPKCTFTTNYCVTKNKELSKFKAKEFFEVFSNPT from the coding sequence ATGAAGTTTTGTTCTAATTGTGACACTAAACTATTCCAAAATTTTGAAGATGTTGGAGGACCGTGGATTTGTCCCAAATGTAATCCTGAAAAAGTAGTTCCAAAAAGACCAACTTATGGAGTAAATTATTCTGGAAACACAAAATCTTGCTCCAAAGGATGTGGTGCTCAAATCTATTGGGATGATGAATTCAAATCAGATAGCGGAAAATTTATTCCAATTGATTCACGAACAGATGAGCCACATAATTGTGATGGTCCCACAGATTCTGAACCCTACTATCCTGATGAAATAAAAAAATACACAAAACAAAATGAGAAAAAACCTGAACCCAAAATACCCCTTCCTGCAGAAATTTTATTTGATGTTAGAAAAATTCCAAAATCTCTTGTAGATAATGATGGGATAGTTCGAGAAATAGTTCAAGGTCATAAAGAAGAAACCTTGGGAATTATTCATTATGATAATACGGTTGCACCAGATCCAGAAAAGATTTCGATTCATAGTCTAAAAGATATCTTGTCTGAAAATATTCTAAAAGGAATAGAAAAATACGGTTTTTCAGGACTCCTTCCATTCCAAGAGGAATCAATTCGGTCTATTCTAGAGGGAAAAAACTCTATAATTTCTGCACCAACTGGGTCTGGAAAGACTGAGGCATTCTCTATTCCTATATTACAGAAGATTTCCCAAGAGGAAGAGCCCGGAGTTTTTGCATTATTTGTATATCCACTTAATGCACTAATTGATGATCAAGTATCTAAGATATCAAATCTAATTGATAGATGTGGATTGAACAGTAAAGTTGCAGTATATTCCATTCATGGTGGTCAAAGCTCTGAATACAAAGACATGATCATCTCAGATGCTAGTAAAAAGTCACTAATCATCGCAACAAACTTTGATTTTATCAATTATCACCTTATCCTACAAGACAAAAAATGGAATGAGTTATTCAAAACTGCAAAAATAATTGTTATGGATGAGGCTCACTCTTACACTAGCTTTCATGGATCAAATGTCTACCATGTCTTAAAAAGAATGAAACGGTACATGGAAAAGGTCCAATATGTTGGCTCTTCAGCAACATTGGATAATTCTAAAGAATTTTTTTCAAATATGTTTGATTTACCAGAAAATTCATTTTCTTTCATTAAAAGTAAGATTCGAAGAAAGCATAACATGCACATGTTTTTCATAATGCCTAGAAAATTTGGGCAGAGAACCACTATGGAGATGTTAGCATCAATTTGCTACAAAAATAAATCTACACAACTAATCTTTAGTAATTCACACAATGATTCAGAATTTCTTGCATCAAATGTGGAGGATGCAAATCCTGAGATCCGAATTCAGATTCATAGAGGCGGCCTTGATCAAAATAACAGAAAATTATACGAATCCCAAATGAAATCTGGAGAACTAGATGCATTGTCTTGTACTCCTACATTAGAACTAGGAATTGACATTGGTCATGTGGATGTAGTGATTTCTGCCTTCAAAAACGAGTATGATTCTTTTGTGCAACGAATTGGACGTGCAGGTCGTATGGGACAAAAATCATACGCAATTTGCGTCTTTGATCCTGATGATGCTGCTTGTCATTACTTTGCGCGTCATATTGATGATTATCTATCGCAAGACCATGTCATTCCAATTAACAAGAAAAATCCGATAATTTCTGATAAACACACTGAATCAATTGAAATTGAGGAGGAGGCAGCCACAGAATCTGATAAATCTCAATTTTTTGATTTTGCCAATAGTGTCAATCTGCGAGGAACTTCAGGTGAGATTGCAATTTATTACAATTCTAAAAAAATTGGAACGCGTGGTGTTCCTGTTGGCTATTACCAACTTCATCAAAATGCGATTTATCACTTTAACAAACAAAACTATGAAGTTACATCTCTGATAAAATCACAAAATGGTGCAAGAGCATATCTGAAAAGATCTTATGAAAAACAAAAAAGAACAATCCCAATTGTTAGAACATCTATTCTTCAAACCTCTGAGAGAAACGCAATACATAGAGATGTAATTGTAAAATCAAAAAAACTTGCTTTGCGTTATGGTATAATTGAGCTAAGCAGAACAATTACTGGATATCTAAAAGGAAATTATAACGAGTCATCTGAAAATTTTGAAACTCATAATGGAACAAGCATTTCATCATGGCGTAATTTTAATTGGAAATCAAAGCATTCTTCCGTTAGTATAATTGTTCCATCAGAGTTTATTTCAAAACCAAACTCTGAATCAAAAAACCAGATTGCGGCAGACTCTACAATTCATACAATAACGCATGTGTTTATCAATGCTGCAAAAATTGTAACAAAATCTGAATCAAATGATATTGACGCATATTATGAAAATGGTGTGATCTACCTTTATGACAATTCATCTGATGGATTCAATGGATGCAGCAAAATAATCTATGATGATTTTGAAAAAATTCTTGATACTTGTAATTCGCTACTTTGTGATTGTGATTGCCCAGTAGATCCTAAACAGAAAAAATTAGTTGAACAGGGTGAGAATTGGGGTGGGTGCCCAAAGTGCACCTTTACGACAAATTATTGCGTAACAAAAAATAAAGAACTGTCAAAATTTAAAGCAAAAGAGTTCTTTGAAGTTTTTTCTAATCCTACTTGA